Proteins from a genomic interval of Odontesthes bonariensis isolate fOdoBon6 chromosome 7, fOdoBon6.hap1, whole genome shotgun sequence:
- the avpr1aa gene encoding arginine vasopressin receptor 1Aa, giving the protein MMGTPGNRTVHPNGSDPFARNEAVAQIEIMVLSITFVVAVVGNVSVLLAMYNTKKKMSRMHLFIKHLSLADLVVAFFQVLPQLCWEITFRFYGPDFLCRIVKHLQVMGMFASTYMMVMMTLDRYIAICHPLKTLQQPTKRSHIMIISTWMCSLVLSTPQYFIFSLSEIQNGSDVYDCWAHFIEPWGAKAYITWITVGIFLVPVVILMLCYGFICHTIWKNIKYKKRKMTAGAASKNGLIGKNSVSSVTTISRAKLRTVKMTFVIVLAYIVCWAPFFTVQMWSVWDENFQWDDSENTAVTLSALLASLNSCCNPWIYMIFSGHLLQDFAHCFSCFHKRNADYKKEDSDSSIRRTTLLTKMTNRSPTGSTANWRELDNSPKSSAQAE; this is encoded by the exons ATGATGGGAACGCCTGGAAACAGAACCGTCCACCCGAACGGATCCGATCCGTTTGCGAGAAATGAGGCGGTGGCCCAAATCGAGATCATGGTCCTGAGCATCACCTTTGTGGTTGCCGTGGTTGGGAATGTGAGCGTCTTGTTGGCGATGTACAACACAAAGAAGAAGATGTCGCGGATGCACCTTTTCATCAAACACCTCAGCCTGGCAGACCTGGTGGTCGCCTTCTTCCAGGTGCTCCCGCAGCTCTGCTGGGAGATCACCTTCCGCTTCTACGGTCCAGACTTTCTCTGCAGGATAGTGAAGCACCTCCAGGTGATGGGGATGTTCGCGTCCACCtacatgatggtgatgatgaccCTGGACCGTTACATCGCCATCTGCCACCCTCTGAAAACCCTCCAGCAGCCCACCAAGCGCTCCCACATCATGATCATCTCCACGTGGATGTGCAGCCTGGTGCTCAGCACTCCGCAGTACTTCATCTTCTCCCTGAGTGAGATCCAGAACGGCTCGGACGTGTACGACTGCTGGGCACACTTTATCGAGCCTTGGGGCGCCAAGGCGTACATCACCTGGATAACCGTGGGCATCTTCCTCGTGCCCGTGGTCATCCTGATGTTGTGTTACGGTTTCATCTGCCACACCATATGGAAAAATATCAAGTACAAGAAAAGGAAAATGACGGCTGGTGCCGCGAGCAAGAACGGGCTGATTGGGAAGAATTCTGTCAGCAGCGTCACAACTATATCAAGAGCCAAACTGAGGACAGTTAAAATGACTTTTGTGATAGTTTTGGCGTACATTGTTTGCTGGGCGCCGTTTTTCACCGTGCAGATGTGGTCCGTGTGGGATGAAAACTTCCAGTGGGATG ATTCTGAGAACACAGCAGTGACTCTGTCTGCACTCCTTGCCAGTCTCAACAGCTGCTGTAACCCCTGGATATACATGATCTTCAGCGGTCACCTCCTTCAAGATTTTGCGCACTGCTTCTCCTGCTTCCACAAAAGGAACGCTGATTACAAGAAAGAGGACTCAGACAGCAGCATCCGTAGGACGACCCTGCTGACCAAGATGACCAATCGGAGCCCGACGGGCAGCACAGCCAACTGGAGAGAGCTGGACAATTCTCCCAAGAGCTCGGCTCAGGCAGAGTAA